A window from Kovacikia minuta CCNUW1 encodes these proteins:
- a CDS encoding GumC family protein codes for MESSQPNLQPFQPERNSGLIPSEAPGSIGSNYDEGEFNLKRLFLILRRRAVLVSAVAIAVTAVAGYNALTETSEYQGGFRLLVEPVTTDNQLDELTNNQQQAPRTATLDYATQIEVLRSPALLRPILRQIQTQYPDIDYGTLATRLTVSQPKDTKILDIRYQDPDPQKVKFVLDQLAQGYLRYSQQERQSNLRQGIAFVGNQLPTLRQRVDSLQRQLQNFRQKNNFIDPESLSQQVNTQISSLEQQRLEVQKQLAEAQTQYNNLQGETGAVAALAGSQTYQQLLTQMRDLDAKIATESVRFQTSNPAMDALQRTKAKADATCTARSQSGSGKSVGGSQQPTFRFGSAATRN; via the coding sequence ATGGAATCTTCGCAGCCAAATCTCCAGCCATTTCAGCCTGAACGCAACAGCGGGCTAATTCCCTCAGAGGCTCCCGGTTCTATCGGCAGCAATTACGACGAAGGGGAATTCAACCTGAAGCGTCTGTTTTTGATCCTTCGCCGTAGAGCGGTGTTAGTCAGTGCGGTGGCGATCGCGGTCACAGCAGTTGCCGGATACAATGCCCTCACTGAAACCTCCGAGTACCAGGGGGGCTTTCGATTGCTGGTTGAACCCGTTACAACAGACAATCAACTGGATGAACTCACGAACAACCAACAACAAGCTCCCAGAACTGCCACTCTGGATTACGCCACTCAGATCGAAGTACTGCGGAGTCCTGCCCTTCTGCGCCCCATTCTGCGGCAAATTCAAACCCAATACCCAGACATTGACTACGGTACGTTAGCCACCCGGTTAACCGTGAGCCAGCCCAAAGACACTAAAATTCTAGATATTCGCTATCAAGATCCCGATCCCCAAAAAGTTAAGTTTGTTCTCGACCAGCTTGCACAGGGATATTTACGGTATAGCCAGCAGGAAAGACAAAGCAATCTTAGACAGGGGATTGCATTTGTCGGCAACCAACTTCCGACCTTGCGCCAGCGGGTAGACAGCTTACAGCGGCAACTACAAAACTTCCGACAGAAAAATAATTTTATTGACCCAGAATCCCTCTCTCAACAGGTAAACACCCAAATCAGTTCCCTGGAACAGCAAAGGTTGGAGGTTCAAAAACAACTGGCTGAAGCCCAGACTCAATACAACAATTTGCAGGGAGAGACAGGGGCAGTTGCGGCGCTGGCAGGATCTCAGACCTATCAGCAACTTCTGACTCAAATGCGAGATTTAGACGCCAAAATTGCGACTGAGTCAGTTCGGTTTCAGACCAGTAACCCGGCAATGGATGCACTTCAGCGAACAAAAGCAAAAGCTGATGCCACTTGTACGGCGAGAAGCCAGTCGGGTTCTGGGAAATCGGTTGGCGGAAGTCAACAGCCAACTTTCCGTTTTGGAAGTGCGGCAACGAGAAATTAA
- a CDS encoding P-loop NTPase yields MPLVRREASRVLGNRLAEVNSQLSVLEVRQREINKAENYWNGQLKRLPITAREYTDLQRELKVATESLNRFLETRENLQVQAAQKEVPWQLIASPEVPSIPLSSAWRNLILGIVGGLFAGVGAALLAERLDNTFHSLEDLKKQVKLPVLGVIPFYEAGQSQSQSSATISQLFRPRKLKRLFRRRPRLTPHTHSLFLEAFRSLHANIRLLQTDPAIASLTISSSLPGDGKSTVSVNLAQAAAAMGQRVLLVDADLRKPRISTLLGLDNSRGLSELIATDLHPNQAIQQIHHTEKPVFSETASETDSGIEQVQDIPFWGDNLFVLTSGQIPADPTKLLSSPKMRQLVEHFQTLFDLVIYDTPPLINLADSSLLAPSTDGVILVAGLGKTDRAALAAAIESLRTSRIPVLGIVANNLRSVTVPTAAQYYYQA; encoded by the coding sequence ATGCCACTTGTACGGCGAGAAGCCAGTCGGGTTCTGGGAAATCGGTTGGCGGAAGTCAACAGCCAACTTTCCGTTTTGGAAGTGCGGCAACGAGAAATTAACAAAGCCGAGAATTACTGGAACGGGCAACTTAAACGATTGCCAATCACCGCACGGGAATATACCGATTTGCAGCGAGAACTTAAAGTTGCCACCGAGAGCTTGAACCGATTCCTGGAAACCCGCGAAAATCTTCAGGTTCAGGCAGCGCAGAAAGAAGTTCCCTGGCAACTCATTGCATCCCCAGAGGTTCCCAGTATTCCCCTTTCCTCCGCCTGGCGTAATTTGATATTGGGCATTGTGGGCGGACTGTTTGCAGGAGTTGGTGCCGCTTTGCTGGCTGAACGATTAGACAACACCTTCCACTCTCTGGAAGACTTAAAGAAACAGGTGAAGCTCCCCGTTCTGGGAGTCATTCCCTTCTACGAGGCGGGGCAGTCCCAGTCTCAATCCTCTGCCACCATTAGCCAGCTATTTCGCCCCCGGAAGCTGAAAAGGCTGTTCCGGCGGCGTCCCCGGTTAACACCCCATACCCATTCCCTGTTTTTGGAAGCTTTTCGCTCCCTCCATGCCAATATTCGTCTACTCCAGACTGACCCGGCGATCGCCTCTCTGACCATCAGCTCTTCCCTGCCCGGAGACGGAAAGTCAACGGTATCCGTTAACCTGGCCCAGGCAGCCGCTGCTATGGGGCAGCGCGTCCTGCTGGTCGATGCCGACCTGCGAAAACCGCGTATCAGTACCCTGCTGGGGTTAGACAATAGCCGTGGGCTGAGCGAACTGATTGCGACGGATTTGCACCCGAACCAGGCAATTCAGCAAATCCATCACACCGAGAAGCCAGTATTTTCTGAAACAGCTTCTGAAACGGATTCTGGAATTGAGCAGGTTCAAGACATTCCCTTTTGGGGCGACAACCTGTTTGTGCTGACCTCTGGACAAATTCCTGCCGATCCGACCAAGTTGTTATCTTCCCCTAAGATGCGGCAACTGGTCGAACATTTTCAGACCCTTTTTGACCTGGTCATTTACGACACCCCACCCCTCATCAACCTGGCAGACAGCAGCCTCCTGGCGCCCTCAACCGACGGTGTAATTCTCGTTGCAGGTCTGGGGAAAACTGATCGGGCAGCCCTGGCAGCGGCGATCGAAAGTCTGCGAACCTCCCGCATCCCTGTGTTAGGCATTGTCGCCAACAATCTCCGGAGCGTCACCGTTCCCACCGCTGCTCAGTACTATTATCAGGCGTGA
- a CDS encoding IS5 family transposase, with amino-acid sequence MAYSSSLTDAEWEILEPLLPQILPKKKRTRPCDWTKREIIDGILYQLKNGCNWEDLPKDLPPYSTVYWHYKQWREAGVIEKLMGVLHGQVREQVKKKPKWTRLIIIDSQAVKNTCNASVDSKGFCFYKATNGIKRHLAVDTLGFPFFTHCTKADVSDDLGLLEMLTLNIDYFKSKPVNIPKITILLDHGYHIDALIEALEQVYPQIMTKIRFERSTKPSKQEKAAQGKSGFVPAVARWVIERSNAWMERCKSLVKNFERTLSHAETKINLCFVRLMLKRLAATS; translated from the coding sequence ATGGCATATTCGAGCAGTCTCACTGATGCAGAATGGGAAATTCTTGAACCGCTGTTGCCTCAGATATTACCCAAGAAGAAACGGACCCGACCCTGCGATTGGACGAAGCGGGAGATCATTGATGGCATCCTTTATCAACTCAAGAACGGTTGCAATTGGGAAGACTTACCCAAAGACTTACCTCCCTACTCGACGGTGTATTGGCACTACAAGCAGTGGCGGGAAGCTGGGGTGATCGAGAAACTGATGGGAGTATTGCATGGACAGGTGCGGGAACAGGTTAAAAAAAAGCCCAAATGGACGAGGTTAATCATCATTGACTCGCAAGCGGTGAAGAATACTTGCAATGCCAGTGTAGACTCAAAGGGCTTCTGTTTTTACAAAGCGACCAATGGGATTAAAAGGCACCTGGCTGTTGATACGCTTGGGTTTCCCTTTTTCACTCATTGCACAAAAGCTGATGTTTCCGATGATCTGGGATTGCTTGAGATGTTGACGCTCAACATTGACTATTTCAAGTCAAAACCTGTTAACATTCCCAAGATTACCATCTTGCTCGACCACGGCTATCACATTGATGCTTTGATTGAAGCATTGGAGCAGGTTTATCCTCAAATTATGACGAAAATCAGGTTTGAGCGTTCAACCAAACCCTCGAAACAAGAGAAAGCAGCGCAAGGAAAATCTGGATTTGTCCCAGCAGTCGCAAGATGGGTCATCGAACGATCCAATGCTTGGATGGAGCGGTGTAAAAGTTTGGTTAAAAACTTTGAGCGCACCCTATCTCATGCGGAAACTAAGATTAACCTCTGCTTTGTCAGGCTAATGCTGAAGCGGCTTGCAGCTACTTCCTGA
- a CDS encoding apolipoprotein N-acyltransferase: MVAWLGTFTAQTGGIARSLLTLTGDGQVFSLYNKVKLVPLGEYTPFRQVLGGIVGRLSPVSEDGVPGTFDQQFDTPLGKAIASICYDSAFPEVFRVQAAAGGQFILTASNLDPYSEVLMAQHQAQDLMRAIETDRWAVRATNTGYSGIINPHGKIIWRSQPQTYEIHAETIYRRQTQTPYVRWGDWLTPLLGVLAAIAWLFQRMRPHNFSQ; this comes from the coding sequence GTGGTTGCCTGGTTAGGGACATTTACGGCGCAGACGGGTGGCATTGCTCGCAGTTTGCTAACCCTGACCGGCGATGGACAGGTGTTTAGCCTTTACAACAAAGTTAAGCTGGTTCCATTGGGGGAATATACCCCCTTTCGGCAAGTGCTAGGAGGGATCGTTGGGCGGTTATCTCCGGTTAGCGAAGACGGGGTACCCGGAACCTTTGACCAACAGTTTGACACACCCTTGGGAAAAGCGATCGCCAGCATTTGTTACGACTCTGCCTTCCCGGAGGTTTTTCGGGTTCAGGCAGCCGCCGGGGGACAGTTTATCCTCACGGCGTCGAACCTCGACCCCTACAGTGAGGTACTGATGGCGCAGCATCAGGCTCAGGACTTGATGCGGGCGATCGAAACCGATCGCTGGGCAGTGCGGGCAACCAATACGGGCTACTCTGGCATCATCAACCCACATGGCAAAATCATTTGGCGTTCCCAGCCCCAAACCTACGAAATTCACGCCGAGACAATTTATCGTCGCCAAACCCAAACCCCCTATGTCCGCTGGGGCGATTGGTTGACACCGTTGTTAGGGGTGCTGGCAGCAATTGCCTGGCTATTTCAACGAATGCGGCCGCACAATTTTAGCCAGTAG
- the clpS gene encoding ATP-dependent Clp protease adapter ClpS gives MSASPTVTPERSSQVTRQHYPNYKIIVLNDDFNTFEHVAKCLVTYIPGMTPDRAWELTNQIHFEGQAIVWVGPLEQAELYHMQLGMEHLTMAPLEAA, from the coding sequence ATGTCTGCCTCGCCAACTGTTACGCCTGAGCGATCAAGTCAAGTGACCCGGCAACACTACCCAAACTACAAAATTATTGTCCTCAACGACGATTTCAATACCTTTGAGCATGTGGCTAAATGTCTGGTTACCTACATCCCTGGAATGACGCCCGATCGCGCCTGGGAACTCACCAATCAGATTCACTTTGAAGGGCAGGCGATAGTCTGGGTGGGTCCCCTGGAGCAGGCAGAACTGTATCACATGCAGCTTGGTATGGAGCATTTGACGATGGCTCCGCTAGAAGCCGCGTGA
- the leuC gene encoding 3-isopropylmalate dehydratase large subunit yields MSQGTLFDKVWDAHTVGILPSGQTQLLIGLHLIHEVTSPQAFAMLRERNLKVMFPERTIATVDHIVPTENQARPFADSLAEEMMQALEQNCQEHGITFYNIGSGSQGIVHVIAPELGLTQPGMTIACGDSHTSTHGAFGAIAFGIGTSQVRDVLASQTLTLSKLKVRRVEVNGSLRPGVYAKDVILHIIRKLGVKGGVGYAYEFAGTTFEQMSMEERMTVCNMSIEGGARCGYVNPDAVTFEYLKGREFAPQGANWDKAVTWWQSIRSDADAVYDDVVVFDAAEIAPTVTWGITPGQGIAINESVPTPEAMPDEERAIAREAYHYMDLEPGKPIRGTKVDVCFIGSCTNGRISDLREAARVAQGRQVAAGVKAFVVPGSERVKQQAESEGLDQIFAAAGFEWREPGCSMCLAMNPDKLQDRQVSASSSNRNFKGRQGSASGRTLLMSPAMVVAAAITGQVTDVRELIEYSAID; encoded by the coding sequence ATGAGCCAGGGGACCCTGTTCGATAAGGTTTGGGATGCACATACGGTTGGAATTTTGCCTTCAGGCCAAACTCAACTATTGATTGGGCTGCATCTGATTCATGAGGTCACCAGTCCCCAGGCATTTGCCATGCTGCGTGAGCGTAATCTGAAAGTGATGTTCCCAGAACGAACGATCGCCACGGTGGATCACATCGTTCCCACTGAGAACCAAGCGCGACCATTTGCTGACTCCCTGGCGGAGGAAATGATGCAAGCTCTGGAGCAAAACTGCCAGGAACACGGTATTACCTTCTATAACATTGGCTCCGGCAGCCAGGGAATTGTGCATGTGATTGCACCGGAGTTGGGGTTGACTCAACCCGGCATGACGATCGCCTGTGGGGATAGCCATACTTCCACCCACGGTGCGTTTGGCGCGATCGCCTTCGGCATTGGCACCAGCCAGGTGCGGGACGTGCTGGCTTCCCAAACCCTGACCCTCTCCAAGCTCAAAGTTCGCAGGGTCGAGGTGAATGGCAGCCTGCGTCCCGGTGTTTATGCCAAAGATGTGATTCTGCATATTATCCGTAAGCTGGGAGTCAAAGGTGGCGTTGGCTATGCCTACGAGTTTGCGGGAACGACGTTTGAGCAGATGAGCATGGAAGAACGGATGACCGTCTGCAACATGTCGATCGAAGGGGGTGCCCGTTGCGGCTACGTTAATCCCGATGCTGTCACCTTCGAGTACCTGAAGGGGAGGGAATTTGCGCCTCAGGGGGCTAATTGGGACAAAGCCGTTACCTGGTGGCAGAGCATTCGCAGCGATGCAGACGCTGTTTACGACGATGTGGTGGTATTTGACGCTGCCGAAATTGCCCCCACGGTGACCTGGGGCATTACACCCGGCCAGGGAATTGCGATTAATGAGTCGGTGCCAACCCCAGAAGCCATGCCCGACGAGGAACGGGCGATCGCCAGGGAAGCCTACCACTACATGGATCTGGAACCTGGAAAACCGATCCGGGGCACCAAAGTCGATGTTTGTTTCATTGGTAGTTGCACCAACGGCAGAATCAGCGATTTGCGCGAAGCTGCCAGAGTTGCTCAAGGGCGGCAGGTTGCCGCTGGTGTCAAAGCATTTGTTGTCCCCGGTTCCGAGCGGGTGAAACAGCAAGCAGAATCCGAAGGACTGGATCAGATTTTTGCCGCTGCTGGGTTTGAATGGCGTGAACCGGGTTGTTCGATGTGTCTGGCAATGAATCCAGATAAGCTGCAAGATCGCCAGGTCAGTGCTTCATCCTCAAACCGGAACTTTAAAGGACGGCAGGGATCGGCATCAGGCCGGACTCTGCTGATGAGTCCGGCAATGGTCGTTGCGGCGGCGATTACGGGTCAGGTGACAGATGTACGGGAGTTGATTGAATATTCCGCCATCGATTGA
- a CDS encoding ABC-ATPase domain-containing protein encodes MVLATGVMATQADLRRSLNRIDQQNYKAYKDLKGRYEFPGFSLLIDRVQGDPFASPSQCRVKIPQTRAGFPNQLYRNRSREIPLRDYLTREFDRVAQMIRQHRGSGSSGLIAITQTGQTLLERTSAFINDVEVEIRFVVGLPAFGRRVAGLQAAAMLCDDLPELVDRALLYASLDAKKLQRHVETAEDADWIRAQLAEQGLVAFVADAAILPRRSGVDDRPLREGSIRFQSPEALRVAFTCPNQGTVTGMGISRGVTLIVGGGYHGKSTLLRAIEGGVYNHIPDDGRELVITDPAAVKIRAEDGRSIVGVDISPFINHLPQGRSTTQFTTENASGSTSQAANIMEALEAGAKVLLVDEDTAATNFMIRDRRMQALIAKDKEPITPFIDKIRQLYVDHGVSTILVMGGSGDYFDVADTVIALQDFQPQDVTAQAKAIAQHYATDRAPEGGKTFGSLTPRILTLGMEPDDDRPMKRKVPDLDTIVLGREEIDLSAVEQVVEKGQLRAIAAAILYAQQHYLDGKRSLPTILDLILAEIEKQGFDHLSFLPEGDFAAFRRFELAAAINRWRNIQSTPVHLSPDP; translated from the coding sequence ATGGTTTTAGCAACGGGTGTTATGGCAACTCAAGCAGACTTGCGGCGATCGCTGAACCGCATCGACCAGCAGAACTACAAGGCGTATAAAGACCTGAAGGGGCGTTATGAATTCCCTGGCTTTAGCTTGCTGATTGATCGAGTTCAGGGTGATCCGTTCGCCTCCCCCAGTCAGTGTCGAGTTAAAATTCCCCAGACGCGGGCTGGTTTTCCCAACCAGCTTTATCGTAATCGGAGCCGGGAAATTCCTCTACGGGATTATCTCACCCGTGAGTTCGATCGGGTTGCCCAGATGATTCGCCAGCATCGGGGTAGCGGTAGCAGTGGACTGATTGCCATTACCCAAACCGGGCAAACCCTTCTGGAGCGAACTTCTGCATTCATCAATGATGTCGAGGTGGAAATCCGGTTTGTGGTTGGGCTGCCTGCCTTTGGGCGACGGGTTGCCGGGCTGCAAGCAGCGGCAATGCTATGCGATGACCTGCCAGAACTGGTCGATCGTGCCCTTTTGTATGCCTCCCTTGATGCCAAGAAACTGCAACGCCATGTTGAAACTGCGGAAGATGCCGATTGGATTCGGGCACAACTGGCGGAACAGGGACTGGTGGCATTTGTGGCAGATGCAGCGATTTTGCCACGGCGCAGTGGCGTAGACGATCGTCCCCTGCGGGAAGGGAGTATTCGGTTTCAGTCACCAGAGGCACTGCGAGTTGCGTTTACCTGTCCCAACCAGGGAACGGTCACAGGCATGGGAATTTCTCGCGGGGTGACGCTGATCGTGGGCGGCGGATATCACGGAAAATCAACATTACTGCGGGCGATCGAAGGGGGTGTTTACAACCACATCCCTGATGACGGACGGGAACTGGTAATCACCGATCCAGCAGCGGTAAAAATCCGGGCAGAGGATGGTCGTAGTATTGTCGGGGTGGATATTTCGCCTTTCATCAACCACCTGCCACAGGGGCGATCGACCACCCAATTTACAACTGAAAATGCCAGTGGCAGCACCTCCCAGGCGGCAAACATTATGGAAGCGCTGGAGGCAGGGGCAAAGGTACTCCTGGTGGATGAGGATACGGCAGCGACCAATTTTATGATCCGCGATCGCCGCATGCAAGCCCTGATTGCGAAAGACAAGGAACCCATCACTCCTTTTATTGACAAAATCCGCCAGCTCTATGTGGATCATGGCGTGTCTACCATCCTGGTGATGGGTGGCAGTGGGGACTACTTTGACGTGGCGGATACGGTGATCGCCCTGCAGGATTTTCAACCCCAGGATGTGACTGCACAGGCAAAGGCAATTGCCCAACACTATGCCACCGATCGTGCCCCCGAAGGTGGAAAGACCTTTGGTTCCCTGACTCCCCGCATTCTGACCCTGGGTATGGAACCGGACGACGATCGCCCGATGAAGCGCAAAGTCCCCGATCTGGACACGATCGTCCTGGGCAGGGAAGAGATTGATCTGTCAGCGGTGGAGCAGGTGGTGGAAAAAGGGCAGTTGCGGGCGATCGCGGCGGCGATCCTTTACGCCCAACAGCATTACCTGGATGGCAAACGATCGCTACCAACCATTCTCGACCTGATCCTGGCTGAGATCGAGAAACAAGGGTTTGATCATCTGTCTTTTCTACCAGAAGGAGATTTCGCCGCGTTCCGCCGGTTTGAACTAGCCGCAGCAATCAATCGATGGCGGAATATTCAATCAACTCCCGTACATCTGTCACCTGACCCGTAA
- a CDS encoding RNA-binding S4 domain-containing protein, whose translation MTDNGTSKPDGINPDPIKTDTIKLEQYLKLMGVVQTGGQAKLLIQSGEVKVNGKVETRRGRKLVGGDRVSTLGETFKVELHQTS comes from the coding sequence ATGACAGACAATGGTACAAGCAAACCCGATGGAATAAATCCAGACCCGATCAAAACCGACACCATTAAATTAGAACAATACTTGAAGCTCATGGGCGTGGTACAAACAGGTGGGCAGGCAAAGCTCCTGATCCAATCAGGTGAGGTAAAAGTGAACGGGAAAGTTGAAACTCGCCGAGGCAGGAAGTTGGTTGGGGGCGATCGGGTCTCAACGCTGGGAGAAACCTTTAAAGTCGAACTGCATCAGACTTCCTGA
- a CDS encoding DNA replication/repair protein RecF: MYLRSLHLHQFRNYLDQQVEFNAPKTILVGNNAQGKSNLLEAVELLSTLRSHRTSRDRELIHNTAAIAQVIGNLERDIGSVDLSLTLRQNSRRTVALNGQSLRRQLDFLGVLNMVQFSSLDLDLVRGGPEQRRTWLDSLLIQLEPVYAYILQQYNQVLRQRNALLKRSREAGGRRQEAGGEGDGGGRGGKEDEGENLHPTPHTLHPTPHFASIQNSKFKIQNSPHPTPHTELALWDAQLAATGTRVIRRRARVVQRLAPLAMEWHRAISGSTEELTVRYVPNVMLEKDDPGVIQQAFLDRIRERSIAEQYQGTTLVGPHRDEVEFTINQTSARQYGSQGQQRTLVLALKLAELKLIEEVIGEPPLLLLDDVLAELDLNRQNQLLETIQERYQTLITTTHLGAFDSLWLRSSQIFSVKAGKLFVS, translated from the coding sequence ATGTATCTTCGATCGCTGCACCTGCATCAGTTCCGCAACTACCTGGATCAGCAGGTGGAGTTTAATGCTCCCAAAACCATTCTGGTGGGCAATAATGCGCAGGGAAAATCTAATCTGCTGGAAGCTGTGGAATTGTTGTCAACCCTGCGATCGCACCGCACTTCTCGCGATCGAGAACTGATCCACAATACCGCTGCGATCGCCCAGGTGATCGGCAACCTGGAGCGAGACATTGGTTCAGTCGATTTATCTCTTACCCTGCGCCAGAACAGTCGCCGTACCGTTGCGCTGAATGGTCAATCCCTGCGTCGCCAGTTAGACTTTTTAGGCGTCCTCAACATGGTTCAGTTTTCCAGTCTAGATCTGGATCTGGTGCGGGGCGGTCCAGAGCAACGCCGTACCTGGCTCGATTCCCTCCTGATCCAGCTAGAGCCAGTCTATGCCTACATCTTGCAGCAGTACAATCAAGTCCTTCGCCAGCGGAATGCATTGTTGAAGCGGAGTAGGGAGGCAGGAGGCAGGAGGCAGGAGGCAGGAGGTGAGGGAGATGGGGGAGGTAGGGGAGGTAAGGAAGATGAGGGAGAAAATTTACACCCCACACCCCACACCCTGCACCCCACACCCCACTTCGCGTCAATTCAAAATTCAAAATTCAAAATTCAAAATTCTCCACACCCCACACCCCACACCGAACTCGCCCTCTGGGATGCGCAACTCGCCGCAACCGGAACCCGGGTGATCCGTCGTCGTGCGCGGGTGGTGCAGCGGTTGGCTCCCCTGGCAATGGAGTGGCACCGGGCAATTAGCGGCAGCACGGAAGAATTGACGGTTCGCTATGTGCCGAATGTGATGCTGGAGAAAGATGACCCAGGGGTGATTCAACAGGCATTTTTAGATCGAATTCGGGAGCGATCGATCGCGGAACAATACCAGGGCACCACCTTAGTTGGTCCCCACCGGGACGAAGTGGAATTCACCATTAACCAAACATCGGCTCGTCAGTATGGTTCGCAGGGACAACAGCGCACGCTTGTTCTCGCACTCAAGCTGGCAGAATTGAAGCTGATTGAGGAGGTCATTGGAGAACCGCCCTTACTCCTGCTGGATGACGTTCTGGCGGAACTTGACCTGAATCGCCAGAACCAGTTATTGGAAACTATCCAGGAACGCTACCAAACTTTGATTACAACCACCCATTTGGGTGCGTTTGATTCTCTATGGCTGAGATCTTCCCAAATTTTTTCCGTCAAGGCAGGAAAGTTATTTGTTAGCTAA
- a CDS encoding Uma2 family endonuclease, with the protein MSQTLPERVRWTTADLELLPDDGWKRYEIVDGELFVTKAPHFRHQTVIRNICSVLSQQNSGEAIPNPGVIFSDADNVIPDVVWVSRDRLPLITDEAGHFISAPELIIEVLSPGATNERRDREAKLKLYSSQGVQEYWIVSRELQQVEVYRRENAILKRAVTYLAQDTITSPLLPGFECRVEKFFA; encoded by the coding sequence ATGAGCCAAACCTTACCCGAAAGAGTGCGTTGGACAACCGCCGATCTGGAGTTGCTTCCTGACGATGGATGGAAACGCTATGAAATTGTTGATGGAGAACTGTTTGTGACTAAGGCACCTCATTTTAGACATCAAACAGTGATTCGCAATATTTGTTCGGTATTATCGCAACAAAATTCAGGGGAAGCGATTCCAAATCCTGGGGTGATCTTCTCCGATGCGGATAACGTGATTCCTGATGTCGTTTGGGTGAGCCGTGACCGCCTTCCTCTCATTACCGATGAAGCGGGACATTTCATCAGTGCGCCTGAATTAATCATTGAAGTTTTGTCTCCCGGTGCAACGAACGAGCGCCGTGATCGGGAAGCCAAGCTAAAACTATACTCTTCCCAGGGGGTTCAGGAATATTGGATCGTGAGCCGAGAACTTCAGCAAGTCGAAGTCTATCGGCGGGAAAATGCGATTCTCAAACGAGCGGTTACCTATCTTGCCCAAGACACCATTACTTCACCGCTGCTGCCGGGGTTTGAGTGCCGGGTGGAAAAATTCTTTGCTTAA
- a CDS encoding topoisomerase C-terminal repeat-containing protein, with the protein MWCHDQGKEGKDYRSLKAGDDVLTITLDRALEILAEPKSGRGRRGAAKPIRELGAHPEDDEPVNIYDGPYGPYIKHGKVNASLPEGQTVEGITIETAVEALAAKAGTKKKSGKSSKSSTSTGAKSTTKSSTAAKKTTTAKKSTTTKKSTAKKTTSSTSTKKKTGS; encoded by the coding sequence ATGTGGTGTCACGATCAGGGCAAGGAAGGGAAGGATTATCGTTCCCTCAAAGCAGGGGATGACGTTCTGACGATTACGCTGGATCGTGCCCTGGAAATATTGGCAGAACCCAAATCTGGACGCGGTAGGCGGGGGGCTGCTAAACCCATTCGAGAACTGGGTGCCCACCCAGAGGATGATGAACCGGTAAATATCTATGATGGCCCTTACGGTCCTTACATTAAGCACGGTAAGGTGAATGCGTCCCTGCCAGAAGGCCAAACGGTGGAGGGGATTACGATCGAAACCGCCGTGGAAGCGCTGGCAGCCAAGGCAGGTACAAAGAAAAAATCTGGCAAATCCAGCAAATCCAGTACTTCAACGGGGGCAAAATCTACCACTAAGAGCAGCACCGCAGCGAAGAAAACAACAACTGCGAAGAAGTCCACAACTACGAAAAAATCCACAGCGAAGAAGACGACCAGCAGCACGAGTACGAAAAAGAAGACTGGATCTTGA